The following proteins are encoded in a genomic region of Pelodictyon phaeoclathratiforme BU-1:
- a CDS encoding NYN domain-containing protein produces MNTTPMKRGAKEILIDGYNLIHKLHPSLTSASLDVLRKETETQLLCFQQKTECPITVVYDGKGSPRESACGAPLHIVFTSASKSADHWIIDYVKSLNTRVKKVTIVSSDDEIRRYATAFGATCVKSETFALQLNELTADAAVQDKSRHSLRMTVKEKKFNDKLLSEREVSRWMKLFAREKS; encoded by the coding sequence GCTATAACCTTATCCATAAGCTTCATCCCTCTCTGACCTCGGCGTCTCTTGATGTTCTGCGCAAGGAAACAGAAACACAACTCCTCTGTTTTCAACAAAAAACAGAGTGTCCGATAACCGTTGTCTATGATGGAAAAGGGAGCCCCAGAGAGAGTGCGTGCGGGGCGCCACTGCATATCGTCTTTACTTCAGCCTCAAAAAGTGCTGATCACTGGATCATTGATTACGTAAAGTCGTTGAACACAAGAGTAAAAAAGGTTACTATTGTAAGTTCAGACGATGAGATTCGACGGTACGCAACAGCATTCGGAGCAACATGCGTAAAATCCGAGACATTTGCACTGCAACTCAATGAACTGACAGCAGATGCTGCCGTTCAGGACAAGAGCCGCCACTCCCTGCGCATGACGGTCAAAGAAAAAAAATTCAATGACAAATTGTTGAGCGAAAGGGAAGTTTCTCGATGGATGAAGCTCTTCGCACGCGAAAAATCGTAG